A section of the Desulfovibrio porci genome encodes:
- a CDS encoding chemotaxis protein CheW, whose product MSQTTDEMKGQGHDEHDGDLIQLVTFRIGEEEFGVDILAVQEIIRLMQITMVPRAPAFIEGVINLRGKVIPVINMRTRFGMPALEHDSNTRIVVMELEQKIVGFLVDGVSEVLRIPAGTVEDPPPVVAGIGSEYIRGIGKLDDRLLILLELDNLLCDIDLSGS is encoded by the coding sequence ATGAGTCAGACTACGGACGAGATGAAAGGCCAGGGACATGACGAGCACGACGGCGATCTGATCCAGTTGGTCACCTTCCGCATCGGCGAGGAAGAATTCGGCGTGGACATCCTGGCCGTTCAGGAAATCATCCGCCTGATGCAGATCACCATGGTGCCGCGCGCTCCCGCCTTCATTGAAGGGGTCATCAACCTGCGCGGCAAGGTGATTCCGGTCATCAACATGCGGACCCGCTTCGGCATGCCCGCCCTTGAGCACGACAGCAACACCCGCATCGTGGTTATGGAACTGGAGCAGAAAATCGTGGGTTTTCTGGTGGACGGCGTTTCCGAGGTGCTGCGCATTCCGGCCGGCACCGTGGAGGATCCGCCGCCGGTGGTGGCCGGCATCGGTTCCGAATACATCCGCGGCATCGGCAAGTTGGACGACCGTCTGCTGATCCTGCTGGAGCTGGACAATCTGCTTTGTGATATCGATTTGAGCGGCTCGTAG
- a CDS encoding glycosyltransferase family 8 protein — translation MKTVFCIDDNPRYMLLLKVAVRSLRALHGAGVPCLCVYAGDKTEVLEGLARENVPLARYRPRLSRELLPPETYASIGCFLKLELALVPELAGDEAVLYCDSDVLFYRPLDELFSGPLPPYMGMAREHTAPFYHDHETLSYTFRERRYTVPMPFPIWTFSSGVVLFNLARLRRRGLIDHFLAFSLQNVGSIGNLDQSLLNYFFGRRITRLEGRWNRPPYQADCLDTAHIVHFHGPKPWDVKSAWARELRINHFEALRRVWLDYLEPDERALAESWG, via the coding sequence ATGAAGACCGTCTTCTGCATTGACGACAATCCGCGCTACATGCTGCTGCTCAAGGTGGCCGTGCGTTCGTTGCGGGCCCTGCACGGGGCCGGTGTCCCCTGTCTCTGCGTGTATGCCGGGGACAAGACCGAGGTGCTGGAGGGACTGGCGCGTGAAAATGTGCCGCTGGCCCGCTACCGGCCCCGTCTCAGCCGTGAGTTGCTGCCGCCCGAAACCTATGCCAGCATCGGTTGCTTTCTGAAGCTGGAGCTGGCCCTGGTGCCGGAACTGGCCGGGGACGAGGCCGTGCTCTACTGCGATTCGGACGTGCTTTTTTACCGCCCTCTGGATGAGCTTTTCAGCGGGCCGTTGCCTCCGTATATGGGTATGGCGCGTGAACATACGGCCCCTTTCTACCACGATCACGAGACGCTTTCCTATACGTTTCGGGAGCGGCGCTATACCGTGCCCATGCCTTTTCCCATCTGGACATTTTCCAGCGGCGTGGTGTTGTTCAATCTGGCGCGGCTGCGGCGGCGCGGCCTGATCGACCATTTTCTGGCTTTTTCCCTCCAGAATGTGGGGAGTATCGGCAATCTGGACCAGTCTTTGCTGAACTATTTTTTCGGCAGGCGCATCACCCGCCTGGAGGGCCGCTGGAACCGGCCCCCGTATCAGGCCGACTGCCTGGACACGGCGCATATCGTGCATTTTCACGGCCCCAAGCCCTGGGACGTCAAGAGCGCTTGGGCCAGGGAATTGCGCATCAACCATTTCGAGGCCCTGCGCCGGGTCTGGCTGGACTATCTGGAGCCGGACGAGCGGGCCCTGGCGGAAAGTTGGGGCTGA
- a CDS encoding DegT/DnrJ/EryC1/StrS family aminotransferase, whose translation MALRLSRSIVGEAEARAVSRVILEDGYLGMGNETRLFEEELAAYLGVTPQQIITVNTGTAALHLAVDAVAAQCRVTDGPAEVLVPSLTFVASFQAVTAAGCVPVACDVLPETGTLDLMDAEKRLTPRTIAVMPVDYASNPWHLDEVYDFARRKGLRVVEDAAHAFGCRHHGRKIGSFGDMVCFSFDGIKNITSGEGGCLVAFDPEAARLASDARLLSVENDAQKRFAGARSWDPDVKRQGWRYHMSNLMAAIGRVQLSRLESEFIPARRALAAVYAERLADLPGAALLRTDPEDFIVPHILPVRILNGRKEAVKEALSREGVPTGVHYKPNHLLSFFGGGAVSLPVTERLYAELVTLPLHPGLSREDAENVCAVLARAVSA comes from the coding sequence ATGGCCTTGCGTCTTTCGCGTTCCATCGTGGGTGAAGCCGAAGCCCGTGCCGTCAGTCGGGTGATCCTGGAAGACGGCTATCTGGGCATGGGCAATGAAACCCGTTTGTTCGAAGAAGAACTGGCTGCCTATCTCGGCGTGACGCCGCAACAGATCATTACCGTCAATACGGGCACGGCGGCCCTGCATCTGGCTGTGGACGCCGTGGCCGCCCAATGCCGCGTCACGGACGGCCCGGCCGAAGTGCTGGTGCCGTCGCTGACCTTTGTGGCTTCCTTTCAGGCTGTTACGGCGGCGGGCTGTGTGCCCGTGGCCTGCGACGTGCTGCCCGAAACCGGCACCCTGGACCTCATGGATGCGGAAAAACGCCTCACCCCCCGCACCATCGCGGTCATGCCCGTGGACTACGCCAGCAACCCCTGGCATCTGGACGAGGTCTATGACTTCGCCCGGCGCAAAGGTCTGCGCGTGGTGGAGGACGCGGCCCACGCCTTCGGCTGCCGCCATCACGGGCGCAAAATCGGCAGCTTCGGGGATATGGTCTGTTTCAGTTTTGACGGCATCAAAAACATCACTTCCGGCGAGGGCGGCTGCCTGGTAGCCTTTGACCCCGAGGCCGCGCGTCTGGCCTCGGACGCGCGCCTGCTCTCCGTGGAGAATGACGCCCAGAAGCGTTTCGCCGGCGCGCGCTCCTGGGACCCGGACGTCAAACGGCAGGGCTGGCGCTATCATATGAGCAACCTCATGGCCGCCATCGGCAGAGTGCAGCTTTCCCGGCTGGAGAGCGAATTCATTCCGGCCCGGCGCGCTCTGGCCGCCGTCTACGCCGAACGTCTGGCCGATCTGCCGGGCGCGGCCCTGCTGCGCACCGATCCGGAGGACTTCATTGTGCCGCACATCCTGCCCGTGCGCATCCTCAACGGACGCAAGGAGGCGGTCAAGGAAGCCCTGAGCCGGGAGGGCGTTCCCACGGGCGTGCATTACAAGCCCAACCATCTGCTGAGCTTTTTCGGCGGCGGCGCCGTGAGCCTGCCGGTCACCGAGCGGCTCTATGCCGAACTGGTGACCCTGCCCCTGCACCCCGGCCTGAGCCGGGAGGACGCGGAAAACGTCTGCGCGGTTCTGGCCCGCGCCGTGTCGGCATAA